The following are from one region of the Saccharomyces kudriavzevii IFO 1802 strain IFO1802 genome assembly, chromosome: 12 genome:
- the CDC123 gene encoding cell proliferation protein CDC123 (similar to Saccharomyces cerevisiae CDC123 (YLR215C); ancestral locus Anc_7.318): MSSQEYATFIDMPVTRAQVEHCSYSFWSSLYSKYVPKSIIIKSLPKEFIQYLEQDGIKLPQEENSRSIYTEEIIRNEDNDYSDWEDDEDTATEFVQEVEPLLDFPNLHEQLNDAMNELGAVAPKLNWSAPRDATWILPNNTMRCNEVNELYLLLNASNYIMHDLQRAFEGCVDGDEEKGLKFDLILRQWCDMNPALEFRVFVKDSHIVGATQRDLNYYDYLDELSDTFKDLMDELVHEVVLPKFPDKSFVLDIYVPRPFNKIFIVDVNPFSRKTDPLLFSWNEIATAVPSKDGGNSDEDYELRLVTSHNTCRFASKEHSENHVPQDLVEASLNPEAIRELTQKWKELLSQQTQEESSDSEDGT; the protein is encoded by the coding sequence ATGTCCTCACAAGAATATGCAACTTTTATAGATATGCCAGTGACACGGGCGCAGGTTGAACACTGTTCGTACTCATTCTGGTCCTCATTATATTCTAAATATGTGCCGAAGTCTATAATAATTAAATCTTTACCAAAGGAATTCATTCAATATTTGGAACAGGATGGCATCAAACTACCGCAAGAGGAAAACTCAAGGTCGATTTACACAGAGGAAATAATAAggaatgaagataatgattATAGTGACTGggaagacgatgaagataCCGCCACCGAATTTGTTCAGGAGGTAGAACCGCTCCTAGATTTCCCGAACTTGCACGAGCAACTGAACGACGCAATGAACGAACTGGGCGCAGTGGCCCCTAAGTTGAACTGGTCGGCGCCAAGGGATGCTACTTGGATTTTGCCGAACAATACTATGAGATGTAACGAAGTAAATGAACTGTACCTTCTTTTGAACGCATCCAATTATATAATGCATGATCTTCAAAGGGCATTTGAGGGCTGTGTGGACGgcgatgaagaaaagggcTTAAAATTTGACTTGATTCTTAGGCAATGGTGTGACATGAATCCTGCGCTCGAATTTAGAGTTTTCGTTAAAGATTCTCACATCGTCGGGGCTACCCAGCGTGATTTGAATTACTATGACTATTTGGATGAGCTATCAGACACGTTCAAGGACCTTATGGATGAGCTAGTTCACGAGGTTGTTCTACCCAAGTTCCCCGACAAAAGTTTTGTACTCGACATTTATGTTCCAAGAcctttcaataaaatcttcatcgttGATGTAAATCCATTCTCAAGGAAAACAGATCCCCTGTTGTTTTCATGGAATGAAATCGCTACGGCAGTACCTTCGAAGGATGGAGGTAATAGCGATGAGGACTATGAACTGAGGTTAGTGACCAGTCACAACACTTGCAGGTTTGCATCAAAGGAACATTCCGAAAATCATGTTCCCCAGGATCTTGTTGAAGCGAGTTTAAATCCGGAAGCAATAAGGGAGCTCACgcaaaaatggaaagagCTACTTTCCCAACAGACCCAAGAAGAAAGCAGTGACAGCGAGGATGGAACGTAG
- the ATG38 gene encoding Atg38p (similar to Saccharomyces cerevisiae YLR211C; ancestral locus Anc_7.325) yields the protein MSTLAEVYRIIENAEQKCRKGDFANARVKYQEAIEVLGPQNGNLYRNELSPDVSQAIDLLKQDITVKIQELELLIEKQSPEENSIGMVKNNMLIGTVILNNKASINGVGNTRNWDNSVYQDTLNPINDPVLISILNRLQSNLNNDIQLKVEGEKIPKNSEMKINLRLEQFMKELVLYEEKKFKEYGIKIDQVTKENKKLSNEIGRLRERWDSLVESAKQRRDKQQN from the exons ATGAGCACCTTAGCAGAA GTTTATAGGATAATTGAAAACGCTGAGCAGAAATGCCGAAAAGGAGATTTTGCTAATGCAAGAGTGAAATACCAAGAAGCCATCGAAGTATTAGGTCCACAGAACGGGAATTTATATCGAAATGAATTAAGTCCAGACGTTTCACAAGCTATCGATTTATTAAAACAGGACATCACGGtgaaaattcaagaattaGAGCTTTTGATTGAAAAGCAATCACCGGAAGAGAATAGCATTGGAATGGTGAAAAACAATATGCTTATTGGTACAGTTATTCTAAACAACAAAGCCTCGATAAATGGGGTGGGTAATACTAGAAACTGGGATAACTCAGTATACCAGGACACACTAAACCCCATAAACGATCCAGTCCTCATATCGATTCTAAATCGCTTACAGTCgaatttgaataatgaCATTCAACTAAAAGTggaaggagaaaaaattcccAAAAACTCggaaatgaaaatcaacTTAAGGCTGGAACAATTTATGAAGGAATTGGTGCTGTAtgaggagaaaaaattcaaggaaTATGGTATTAAAATCGACCAAGTTacgaaagaaaacaaaaaattgtcaAACGAAATTGGAAGGCTGAGAGAGCGTTGGGACAGTTTAGTAGAAAGTGCTAAGCAAAGAAGAGACA
- the MSC3 gene encoding Msc3p (similar to Saccharomyces cerevisiae MSC3 (YLR219W); ancestral locus Anc_8.440), producing MVFGFTKRDRRVPDLSRYDYYYQNHEDYNKSPQLSAAAASAASAASPDRTNYSRSHSLVSHAPPVSKQRSSVKPPGRRLSTSSAVPASSRGMAKQHSQKTYSLRSQRSGEYHLHPPGNANHGSRMNSMTSGANSRRNYGSKNKPASGNNSDSRANSITVKTTQVTDPSGRTQSITKKTIKKINGYEYVETTTTTKNLVPLGDSQRHFDEFSGNYMLQDDDIVEEQDGDNIHDIMEENETDNEKSSSPVSVGRLPNDSNLNMEKPDFPPGSYFHHKYSTDVMPLEEESSLSNFSDALDYIPPTGQPNNKYIHNQRKQASTARRKKKQPVVKNEEPKVKKPLTEAEMYVKALEVAKRNVYHTNAPSNDFSTSLGSDKLRKSRMGQNMTLRSNSDSPTTTAKSGVDAQPKRFTSTFFHRNNGKSEPHEERNLSLISHSKPEKAVDPIPEPKHANIALTDEEMYDQALKIAQARYYNSHGIQPEAINNTAAKPKQTSVDHSAPIANVSSNGKRYSGESQIPIQSEVHEYESVPLQKTRTAGSSKNKFKSMFDKVLQFSQENYGYQAKKEQTQQAAVNPTTEESLQVVSTSEGVPATGSFSNYNAAANSVSEGPLSPSLQQAGSVRSSSNGQSQSNIPTPPEAATTRMITPEHQETVKSSSSLLQDQTPQRQENATDPTTTTTTTTTTNELSIAEPTASPTTPTETPVVSQPIMVTTTNTTKTIQAQAPPTKHKKSSFFSKLFKKKSSR from the coding sequence ATGGTATTTGGGTTTACGAAAAGGGACAGAAGGGTGCCTGACCTGTCCAGGTACGATTACTACTACCAGAACCATGAGGATTACAACAAGAGCCCTCAATTATCTGCCGCAGCTGCCTCTGCTGCTTCTGCCGCGTCACCGGATCGAACCAATTATTCGAGGTCACATTCGTTGGTTAGCCATGCACCTCCCGTATCAAAACAGAGAAGCTCTGTGAAACCTCCGGGGAGAAGGCTGTCCACGTCGTCTGCTGTCCCAGCATCATCCAGGGGAATGGCCAAGCAGCATTCACAAAAAACATACTCGCTAAGATCGCAAAGAAGTGGGGAATATCATCTTCACCCACCCGGCAATGCCAACCATGGGAGCCGTATGAACTCAATGACGTCTGGTGCCAACTCCAGAAGAAACTATGGCAGCAAAAATAAGCCCGCAAGTGGTAACAATAGCGATTCAAGGGCTAATTCTATTACAGTAAAGACTACACAGGTGACAGACCCCTCTGGAAGGACTCAATCGATCACGAAAaagacaataaaaaaaataaatgggTACGAATATGTAGAGACCACGACTACAACCAAGAACCTGGTACCATTGGGCGATTCACAACGCCACTTCGATGAATTTAGTGGGAATTATATGTTGCAAGACGATGACATCGTAGAGGAACAAGACGGTGATAACATTCACGACATAATGGAGGAAAACGAGACGGATAACGAAAAGTCATCCTCTCCGGTAAGTGTAGGCCGCTTACCGAATGATTCTAACTTAAACATGGAAAAACCAGATTTCCCGCCTGGATCGTACTTTCACCATAAATATTCGACAGACGTCATGCCCCTAGAGGAGGAAAGCAGTCTATCCAACTTTAGTGACGCGTTAGATTATATCCCTCCCACCGGCCAACCcaataataaatatattCATAACCAAAGGAAACAAGCATCGACGgcaagaaggaagaaaaaacagccCGttgtgaaaaatgaagaaccGAAGGTTAAGAAACCATTAACGGAAGCAGAAATGTACGTGAAAGCCCTAGAAGTTGCCAAAAGAAACGTCTATCACACGAACGCACCATCGAATGACTTTTCGACTTCGCTTGGAAGCGACAAACTCAGGAAAAGTAGGATGGGCCAAAATATGACTTTAAGAAGTAATAGCGATTCGCCAACCACCACTGCTAAATCTGGCGTCGACGCTCAACCTAAAAGATTTACTAGTACCTTCTTCCATAGAAATAATGGTAAAAGTGAACCCCATGAAGAGCGTAACCTCTCACTGATCTCGCATTCTAAACCGGAAAAAGCGGTAGATCCAATACCAGAGCCCAAACATGCGAACATAGCGTTGACCGACGAGGAAATGTATGATCAGGCTTTGAAAATTGCACAAGCTAGATACTACAATTCCCATGGTATCCAGCCTGAAGCTATCAATAACACCGCGGCTAAACCTAAGCAGACCAGTGTTGATCATTCGGCGCCTATTGCAAATGTTTCGTCCAATGGAAAACGTTATTCAGGAGAATCACAAATTCCGATCCAGAGCGAAGTGCATGAATACGAATCCGTCCCATTGCAGAAGACAAGAACGGCTGGCTCTTCCAAAAACAAGTTCAAGAGCATGTTTGATAAGGTGTTGCAATTTTCACAGGAAAATTACGGTTATCAGGCCAAGAAAGAGCAAACACAGCAAGCTGCAGTCAACCCTACCACTGAAGAAAGCCTTCAAGTTGTATCCACCTCGGAAGGCGTGCCTGCAACCGGGTCTTTCTCGAATTACAACGCCGCAGCGAATTCAGTTTCCGAGGGCCCTCTCTCGCCTTCACTACAACAGGCAGGATCCGTTCGTTCGTCCTCGAACGGACAAAGCCAAAGCAACATACCCACTCCGCCAGAGGCTGCTACTACGAGGATGATAACGCCTGAACATCAAGAAACTGTGAAGTCATCTTCTTCGCTTTTGCAGGATCAGACTCCACAGCGCCAAGAAAACGCTACGGAtccaacaacaacaacaacaacaacaacaacaacaaacGAGCTGTCCATCGCTGAACCAACCGCATCACCCACCACACCCACTGAAACCCCCGTCGTTTCTCAGCCAATAATGGTTACAACAACAAATACCACCAAGACAATACAAGCTCAAGCTCCTCCCACGAAGCACAAAAAGTCTAGCTTTTTCTCTAAActgttcaagaaaaagagtaGCCGTTAG
- the COA4 gene encoding Coa4p (similar to Saccharomyces cerevisiae COA4 (YLR218C); ancestral locus Anc_7.311) — protein MSKTGKNSEYYKQALEEYKEVQEDEDPDVWDTRISKTGCYVENLALQLCHAETGDWRQCFNEMTLFRKCWEQNGNRERVSTVDVDGAASSGLEKQHK, from the coding sequence ATGAGTAAGACTGGTAAGAATTCAGAGTATTACAAGCAGGCGTTGGAAGAATACAAGGAGGTGCAAGAGGACGAAGATCCAGATGTATGGGACACGAGGATCTCGAAGACCGGATGCTACGTTGAAAACCTTGCATTACAGCTGTGCCACGCAGAGACCGGCGACTGGAGGCAGTGCTTCAATGAGATGACGTTGTTTAGAAAATGCTGGGAACAGAACGGCAACAGGGAGCGTGTAAGCACGGTGGACGTGGATGGGGCGGCCAGTAGCGGTTTGGAAAAACAGCACAAATGA
- the FRE1 gene encoding ferric/cupric-chelate reductase (similar to Saccharomyces cerevisiae FRE1 (YLR214W); ancestral locus Anc_7.319) — protein sequence MIRIRVLFCLFISFIAVVQSSATIISSSCVSQASLYQFGCSSSRTLSCYCNNVNWLGSVTACAYENSKSNKTLDSTLMKLAAQCSSIKVYTLEDMKKIYLNASNYLRAPVKSDTKLVVNQPLTANETAYHYYYEVSYGTHLNLMRSQWCAWGLVFFWVVVLAVATVFNIMKRIFGKSIVPNSIKKSLIYPSVYKDYHERTFYLWKRLPFNFPTRGRGLVVLVFVILTILSLSFGHNIKLPHPYDRPRWRRSMAFVSRRADLMSVALFPIVYLFGIRNNPFIPITGISFSAFNYYHKWSAYVCFMLAVVHSIVMTASGVKRGVFQALVRKLYFRWGIVATILMSVIIFQSEKVFRNKGYEIFLLIHKAMNIMFIIAMYYHCHTLGWMGWIWSMAGILCFDRFSRIVRIVMNGGLKTATLSTTADSNVIKISVKKPKFFKYQVGAFAYMYFLSPKSAWFYSFQSHPFTVLSERHRDPNNPDQLTMYVKANKGITRVLLSKVLSAPNHTVDCKIFLEGPYGVTVPHIAKIKRNLVGVAAGLGVAAIYPHFVECLRLPSTEQFQHKFYWIINDLSHREWFENELQWLKERNCEVSVIFTGSSCEDTNSDESTKGFDDKEDGKITVRCLNKRPDLEELVRSEIKLSELDNNNVTFYSCGPATFNDDFRHAVVQGLDSSSKIDVELEEESFTW from the coding sequence ATGATCCGAATTCGTGTGTTATTCTGCCTATTTATATCCTTTATTGCAGTGGTACAATCGAGTGCTACAATAATAAGCTCTTCGTGTGTTTCTCAAGCTTCACTCTACCAGTTCGGGTGTTCTAGTAGTAGGACTCTAAGTTGCTACTGTAATAACGTCAATTGGCTGGGCTCAGTAACCGCATGTGCCTATGAAAACTCTAAGTCTAACAAGACGTTAGACAGCACCTTAATGAAACTTGCCGCACAATGTTCAAGCATCAAAGTTTACACTTTAGAGGacatgaagaaaatttatttaAACGCCTCAAATTATTTAAGAGCTCCTGTGAAAAGCGACACGAAACTTGTGGTTAATCAACCTCTAACGGCGAACGAGACAGCGTACCATTACTATTACGAAGTCAGTTATGGTACACATCTTAACCTAATGCGTTCTCAATGGTGTGCCTGGGGTcttgtcttcttttggGTGGTCGTGCTTGCTGTCGCCACTGTTTTCAATATTATGAAAAGGATATTCGGTAAAAGCATTGTGCCAAACtccatcaaaaaatcactTATTTATCCCTCCGTCTATAAAGATTATCATGAAAGGACCTTTTATCTATGGAAACGTCTGCCATTCAATTTCCCAACTAGAGGCAGAGGTCTAGTTGTGTTAGTCTTTGTTATTTTGACTATATTGTCCCTAAGTTTCGGCCATAATATCAAACTTCCTCACCCCTATGATAGACCTAGATGGAGAAGAAGTATGGCTTTCGTAAGTCGCAGAGCGGATTTAATGTCTGTTGCACTTTTCCCTATAGTTTATCTATTTGGAATAAGAAATAACCCTTTCATTCCCATAACAGGCATTTCGTTCTCCGCATTCAATTACTATCACAAATGGTCTGCATACGTCTGTTTTATGTTGGCTGTTGTTCATTCGATTGTCATGACAGCTTCAGGAGTCAAAAGGGGTGTTTTCCAGGCTTTAGTACGCAAATTATACTTTAGATGGGGTATAGTAGCAACGATATTGATGTCTGTgattattttccaaagtgAGAAAGTTTTTAGAAATAAAGGGTACgaaattttccttcttaTTCATAAAGCTATGAATATTATGTTCATTATTGCCATGTATTATCATTGCCATACTCTGGGCTGGATGGGCTGGATTTGGTCAATGGCAGGTATATTATGCTTTGATAGGTTCTCGAGAATTGTAAGAATCGTTATGAATGGAGGCTTGAAAACTGCTACGTTAAGCACTACCGCTGATTCCAATGTTATTAAAATTTCGGTGAAAAAACCgaagttcttcaaatatcAAGTGGGTGCTTTTGCATACATGTATTTCCTATCACCAAAGAGTGCATGGTTCTACAGTTTTCAATCCCATCCATTTACAGTATTATCAGAACGACACCGTGATCCAAACAACCCGGATCAATTAACCATGTATGTCAAGGCAAACAAGGGTATCACTCGGGTTTTATTGTCAAAAGTCCTTAGCGCTCCAAATCACACTGTGGAttgcaaaatattcttggaAGGTCCATATGGTGTAACAGTACCACATATAgctaaaataaaaagaaatttagtAGGCGTAGCCGCTGGCTTGGGTGTTGCGGCTATTTATCCACACTTTGTTGAATGTTTGCGTCTACCATCCACTGAACAGTTCCAGCATAAGTTCTACTGGATTATCAATGACCTATCGCACCGAGAAtggtttgaaaatgaactgCAGTGGTTGAAGGAGAGGAATTGTGAAGTTTCAGTCATATTCACTGGTTCTAGTTGTGAGGATACAAATTCTGACGAGAGTACAAAGGGCTTCGACGACAAAGAAGACGGTAAAATCACTGTGAGATGCCTCAACAAAAGACCTGACTTGGAGGAACTAGTACGTTCTGAAATTAAACTCTCGGAACTAGACAACAATAACGTCACCTTTTATTCTTGCGGGCCAGCAACCTTCAACGATGACTTTAGACACGCAGTCGTTCAAGGTTTAGATTCTTCTTCGAAGATTGATGTTGAactagaagaagaaagttttaCATGGTAA
- the CPR6 gene encoding peptidylprolyl isomerase CPR6 (similar to Saccharomyces cerevisiae CPR6 (YLR216C); ancestral locus Anc_7.313), with amino-acid sequence MARSKTFFDISIGGKPQGRIVFELYNDIVPKTAENFLKLCEGNAGMAKTKPDVPLSYKGSIFHRVIKEFMCQFGDFTNFDGTGGESIYGEKFEDENFTVKHDKPFLLSMANAGPNTNGSQAFITCAPTPHLDGKHVVFGEVIQGRRIVRLIEDQQCDQENNKPMRDVKIEDCGVLPDDYQAPENAEATPTDEYGDNYEDILKQDEKVDLKKFDTVFKAIETVKNIGTEQFKKQNYSVALEKYAKCDKFLKEYVPEDLPKEQIEKINQLKVSIPLNIAICALKLKDYKQVLVASSEVLYAEAADEKAKAKALYRRGLAYHHVNDTDMALNDLEMATTFQPNDAAILKAIHDTKLKRKQQNEKAKKSLSKMFS; translated from the coding sequence ATGGCTAGATCTAAGACTTTTTTCGATATTTCAATCGGAGGCAAACCACAAGGCCGTATCGTGTTTGAACTATACAATGACATTGTGCCTAAAACAGCTGAAAACTTCTTGAAACTGTGTGAAGGAAATGCTGGTATGGCAAAAACTAAACCCGATGTACCTTTATCATACAAGGGCTCCATCTTTCACAGAGttatcaaagaatttatGTGCCAGTTTGGTGATTTCACTAATTTTGATGGAACAGGCGGTGAGAGTATATatggtgaaaaattcgaGGACGAGAACTTTACTGTTAAACACGACAAGCCTTTTCTCCTATCCATGGCTAACGCAGGTCCAAACACCAACGGATCCCAAGCCTTTATAACCTGTGCTCCTACTCCTCATTTGGATGGGAAGCATGTTGTGTTTGGTGAAGTCATTCAAGGTAGGAGAATTGTTCGTTTGATTGAAGATCAACAATGTGACCAAGAAAACAACAAGCCAATGCGTGATGTAAAGATCGAAGACTGTGGTGTGTTGCCTGATGATTATCAAGCGCCAGAAAACGCAGAAGCCACGCCAACAGACGAGTACGGTGACAATTACGAAGATATTCTGAAgcaagatgaaaaagtggacttgaaaaaattcgatACTGTTTTCAAGGCAATCGAAACGGTAAAGAACATTGGTACCGAACagttcaaaaaacaaaactaCTCGGTGGCTTTAGAGAAATATGCTAAGTGTGATAAATTCTTGAAGGAGTATGTCCCAGAAGACTTGCCAAAGGAGCAAATCGAGAAAATCAACCAATTAAAAGTGTCTATTCCTTTAAATATCGCCATCTGTGCtctgaaattgaaagattaCAAACAAGTCCTAGTAGCTTCATCAGAGGTGTTGTACGCTGAAGCGGCTGACGAAAAGGCCAAGGCCAAGGCTTTGTACCGTCGCGGGCTGGCTTATCATCATGTCAACGACACTGATATGGCCCTCAACGACCTGGAAATGGCCACGACTTTCCAACCTAATGATGCCGCCATTTTGAAAGCCATCCACGACacgaaattgaaaaggaaacaacaaaacgaaaaagccaaaaaatctctttcaaaaatgttttccTGA
- the CRR1 gene encoding putative glycosylase (similar to Saccharomyces cerevisiae CRR1 (YLR213C); ancestral locus Anc_7.321) — MKNLIFQLLPLISYIGFTHGELYKPKNSIPCSTNKPCPAEWPCCSPYNECGAGPVCVGGCNVRSSFDEESCAPIPALVPTLKLEFASTPKIPKFIANYQPRPPIKEEHSPNKANAKVGVIEGELNSKRIIHYAKFLVTPDSKEAEKMLEDFDFTHSGYTSIEASSGNIVLAMPKKTTGSLVASTRSFLYGKASVRMKTARSRGVVTAFDLISAIGDEIDFEWLGGDPTMTQLNYYSQGMLDYTRMQRYPVGADTWSTYHNYEIDWDSERIIWYVDGRMARTVLKKDTWDPINKEYRYPQTPMRLEVAVWPGGSETNGPGTINWAGGLIDWENSPDIIKKGQFAAHVEQVTVTPYQNKFTEQVQYCLKAKKKAPTVSEKDLSKVIVSYKKQDKAIHYGEGSLLWDCYVTPRIKDWLSSGKQSK, encoded by the coding sequence atgaagaactTGATATTTCAGCTGCTGCCGCTTATTAGCTATATCGGGTTCACCCACGGAGAACTATACAAGCCCAAAAACTCCATACCTTGCTCCACAAATAAACCTTGTCCCGCTGAATGGCCGTGCTGCTCGCCATATAATGAATGTGGAGCTGGTCCGGTATGTGTCGGCGGGTGTAATGTGAGGTCTTCTTTCGACGAGGAGAGCTGCGCTCCTATACCTGCTTTAGTGCCCACTTTAAAACTCGAATTTGCTAGCACGCCAAAAATTCCCAAATTCATCGCGAACTATCAGCCTAGACCCCCAATAAAGGAGGAACATTCTCCAAATAAGGCAAATGCTAAGGTGGGTGTAATTGAAGGGGAACTCAATTCCAAGAGAATCATACATTACGCAAAATTCTTGGTCACTCCGGACAGTAAAGAGGCAGAAAAAATGTTGGAAGATTTTGACTTCACACACAGCGGCTATACGTCAATCGAAGCAAGTAGCGGAAATATTGTATTGGCtatgccaaaaaaaacaaccgGAAGTTTGGTTGCATCGACCAGGTCGTTCCTATATGGTAAGGCAAGCGTGCGAATGAAAACAGCGAGATCAAGGGGTGTCGTTACTGCTTTTGACTTGATATCCGCAATTGGGGACGAGATTGACTTCGAGTGGCTGGGTGGTGATCCGACAATGACCCAACTAAACTATTACTCGCAGGGGATGTTAGATTATACAAGAATGCAAAGATATCCTGTGGGCGCGGACACCTGGTCAACTTACCACAATTATGAGATTGATTGGGATTCAGAAAGAATTATATGGTATGTCGACGGTAGAATGGCTCGCActgttttgaagaaggatACGTGGGACCCCATCAACAAAGAATACAGGTACCCACAAACACCTATGAGGCTAGAGGTCGCCGTTTGGCCAGGCGGCTCGGAAACTAACGGACCCGGTACGATAAACTGGGCCGGTGGTCTTATAGATTGGGAAAATTCGCCCGATATCATTAAAAAGGGCCAATTTGCGGCGCATGTCGAACAAGTCACTGTGACGCCGTACCAAAACAAATTCACAGAACAGGTGCAGTACTGTCTgaaggcaaagaaaaaggcaCCCACTGTTTCCGAAAAAGACTTATCGAAAGTAATCGTCTCCtacaaaaaacaagacaAGGCGATTCATTACGGTGAGGGATCCCTCCTATGGGATTGCTATGTCACCCCAAGGATAAAAGATTGGCTAAGTTCTGGAAAACAGTCAAAATAA
- the TUB4 gene encoding gamma-tubulin (similar to Saccharomyces cerevisiae TUB4 (YLR212C); ancestral locus Anc_7.323) codes for MGGEIITLQAGQCGNHVGKFLWSQLAKEHAIGTDGLSQLPDSSAEREDDTKPFFRENSRNRFTPRAILLDSEPSVIADMENTFRGFFDPRNTWVASDGASAGNSWANGYDIGTRNQDDILNKIDKEIDSTDNFEGFQLLHSVAGGTGSGLGSNLLEALCDRYPKKILTTYSVFPARSSEVVVQSYNTILALRRLIEDSDATVVFDNASLLNISGKVFRNPNIDLQHTNQLISAIISSVTNSIRFPSYMYSSLPSIYSTLIPSPELHFLSPSFTPFTSDYIHDDVAHKGHSSYDVMLDLLDPSNSLVSTAMNSPTYFNVYNTIIGNAEPSLISRAMTKIQQRIKFPSWSSSAMHVNIGRRSPYLPSQPNENEVAGMMLSNMSTVVGVFENACTTFDKVFAKGAFLNNYNVGDLFQSMQNVQDEFIESREVVQSLMEDYVAAEQDSYLDDVLVDDENMVGELEESLDADGDHKLT; via the coding sequence ATGGGTGGCGAAATTATCACTTTGCAAGCAGGTCAATGCGGAAATCACGTTGGTAAGTTTCTCTGGTCGCAATTGGCGAAAGAGCACGCTATAGGCACCGATGGGCTGTCGCAGCTTCCTGATTCAAGCGCAGAAAGAGAAGACGATACAAAGCCGTTTTTTCGTGAAAACAGTAGGAATAGGTTTACGCCAAGAGCCATTCTGCTGGACTCTGAGCCCAGTGTCATTGCCGACATGGAGAACACATTTCGTGGGTTTTTCGATCCTCGAAACACTTGGGTGGCTTCTGACGGTGCCAGCGCCGGTAATTCTTGGGCCAACGGGTACGATATAGGAACGCGCAACCAGGATGATATCCTGAACAAGATCGATAAGGAGATCGACTCTACCGACAATTTTGAGGGTTTCCAATTGTTGCACTCGGTGGCAGGTGGAACGGGCTCCGGCCTAGGGTCCAATCTCTTAGAAGCATTGTGTGATCGCTatccaaagaaaattctgACGACGTATTCTGTGTTTCCTGCAAGGTCTTCCGAGGTTGTTGTTCAGTCTTATAACACCATTTTGGCCTTGAGGAGACTAATAGAGGATAGCGATGCAACCGTGGTGTTTGATAATGCTTCTTTGTTGAATATTTCCGGCAAAGTGTTTAGAAACCCGAACATAGATTTGCAACACACAAACCAATTGATATCGGCTATAATATCTTCGGTCACGAACAGCATACGGTTTCCTAGTTACATGTATTCGTCCTTACCGAGTATCTACTCCACCCTGATTCCTTCTCCCgaacttcattttctaaGCCCCAGCTTCACGCCATTCACATCAGATTATATTCATGATGACGTTGCACATAAGGGCCATTCCAGTTACGACGTTATGCTGGATTTATTAGACCCTTCTAATTCTCTTGTCTCTACCGCAATGAATAGCCCTACATATTTTAACGTTTACAACACAATCATTGGCAATGCGGAGCCTAGTCTGATATCGCGTGCAATGACCAAGATACAGCAGCGTATTAAATTTCCCTCGTGGTCATCTTCTGCGATGCACGTTAATATTGGAAGAAGATCGCCTTATTTACCCTCACAACCTAATGAAAACGAAGTAGCCGGTATGATGTTAAGTAATATGTCCACTGTGGTCGGGGTTTTTGAGAATGCATGTACTACTTTCGATAAAGTGTTTGCCAAGGGAGCCTTTCTGAATAACTATAACGTGGGTGACTTGTTTCAGTCAATGCAAAATGTTCAAGATGAATTTATCGAGTCGAGAGAAGTAGTACAGAGTCTAATGGAAGATTATGTAGCTGCAGAACAAGATTCGTACCTGGACGACGTGCTCGTCGATGACGAAAACATGGTTGGAGAGTTGGAAGAAAGTTTGGATGCTGACGGCGATCATAAATTAACGTAA